GTACGGGTGCGACCAATCGGCCACCAACAGCGATTCCGCGGTGTGCGGGGCGCCGCGCAGCGGATTGTCGTCCGCCGGCCACTCCCCCGACCCGACCTTGTCGATCTCGGCGCGGATGGCGATCATGGCCTCGCAGAACGCGTCGACCTCGGCCAGGCTTTCACTCTCGGTGGGCTCCACCATCAAGGTTCCCGCCACCGGGAAGCTCATCGTCGGCGCGTGGAAACCGAAGTCCGCCAGTCGTTTTGCCACATCATCGACGGTGACCCCGGTGGCCTTGGTGATTCCGTTGAGATCCAGGATGCATTCGTGGGCGACCATGCCGTTCTCGCCGGTGTAGAGCACCGGGAAGTACTCGTCGAGCCGGCGGGCCACATAGTTCGCCGAGGCGATCGCGGTCAGCGAGGCCGCCCGCAGACCCGTCGCGCCCATCATCCGGATGTAGGTCCAGGTGATCGGCAGGATCGACGCCGAACCGTACGGGGCGGCCGACACGGTGTACTTGTCACCGAGTTCATCGGCCAGCGGATGCCCGGGCAGGTAGGGCGCGAGGTGGCTGCGCACCGCGACCGGCCCGACCCCGGGACCGCCACCGCCGTGCGGGATGCAGAACGTCTTGTGCAGGTTCAGGTGGCTGACGTCGCCGCCGAAGCGACCGGGCCGGGCCAGTCCGACGAGCGCGTTGAGATTGGCGCCGTCGACGTAGACCTGACCGCCCGCATCGTGCACGGCCGCACAGATCTCGGCGACATCGTGCTCGTACACCCCGTGTGTGGACGGGTAGGTGATCATCAGCGCGGCCAACCGGTCGGCGTGCTCGGCCACCTTGGCGCGCAGATCGTCGAGGTCCACGTCGCCGTTGGCGCGGCAGCCGACCACCACCACCCGCATGCCCACCAACGCCGCGGACGCCGCGTTGGTGCCGTGCGCGCTGGACGGGATGAGGCACACATCCCGGTTGGTATCGCCATTGGCGCGGTGGTAGGCCTCGATGGCCAGCAGCCCGGCGTACTCGCCCTGCGATCCGGCGTTGGGCTGCAACGAGATCTCGTCGTAGCCGGTGATGGCGGTCAGCCAGGTCTGCAGATCGGCGATCAGCCGGCGCAGCCCCGGGTTGTCCGATGCCGGCGCGAACGGGTGCTGCTTGGCGAACTCGGCCCAGGTGATCGGCTCCATCTCCGCGGCCGCGTTGAGCTTCATCGTGCACGAGCCCAGCGGGATCATGCTGCGGTCGAGCGCGATGTCCTTGTCCGCCAAGGCCCGCAGGTACCGCATCATCGAGGTTTCGGTGCGGTACAGGTGGAAGGCCGGATGCGTCAGGAACTCCGAGGTCCGGGTGGCGATCGTCGATTCCGGCGCCGCCGCCGGGGTGACTCCGAACGCGTCCAGCACCGCAGCGACATGCTCATCGGTGGTGGCCTCGTCGCAGGACACCGACACGTGGTCGGCGTCGACCCGCCACAGGTTGATGCCGGCGGCCTTGGCCGCGGCCACGATGTCGTCGGCGCGGCCGGGCACCCGGGCCAGCACGGTGTCGAAGTAGGCCGGGTGCACCAGCGAATCTCCCAGGGCCGCAGCGATCGTCGCGGCGTGCCGGTGCACGCGGCGGGCGATGGCGGTCAACCCGGCGGCGCCGTGGTAACTGGCGTACATGGCGGCGATGACGGCCAGCAGCACCTGCGCGGTGCAGATGTTGCTGGTCGCCTTGTCCCGGCGGATGTGCTGCTCGCGGGTCTGCAGGCTCAGGCGATAGGCGTCCGCGCCATCGCTGTCCTTGGACACCCCGACCAGCCGGCCCGGCAACTGGCGGGCATGCTTGGTGTGTACGGCCAGGTACCCGGCGTGCGGTCCACCGAATCCCATTGGCACACCGAAACGTTGGGTGGTGCCGAAGGCCACGTCGGCGCCGAACTCTCCCGGCGGGGTGATCAGCGTCGCGGCCAGCAGGTCGGCGCCGACGGCGACCAGCGCGCCACGTTCGTGCGCCTGGTCGACCAGACCCGACCAGTCGGTGACACGTCCGCTGGCGCCCGGCAACTGCACGATGACGCCGAAGAAATCACCCTCGGGCAGGCCCTCGCGCAGGTCGGCCGTGATCACCTCGATGCCGAGCGGTTCGGCGCGGGTCGCGATGACGGCGGCGGTCTGGGTGTACACGTCGACGTCCACGGCCAGCCGCTTGGACGGGCCCTTGACCGCGCGGTGCATGAGCGTCATGGCCTCGGCGGCGGCGGTGCCCTCGTCGAGCATCGAGGCGTTGGCGACGTCCATCCCGGTCAGGTCGCTCACCATGGTCTGGAAGTTCAGCAGCGCCTCCAGGCGTCCCTGGCTGATCTCGGGCTGGTACGGCGTGTACGCGGTGTACCAGGCCGGGTTCTCCAAGATGTTGCGCTTGAGCACCGGCGGGGTCAGCGTGTCGAAGTAGCCCTGCCCGATCATCGACACCGCCACGGTGTTGGAGTCGGCCAGTGCGCGCAGCTCGGCGAGCGCCTGCTCCTCGGTGGCCGGCGGCGGCAGCTGATCCAGCCCCGGTGCCAGCCCGTCGGCGCCCACCGCGTCGAGGATGCCGGTCGGCAGCGCCTTGACCGCCAGTTCATCGAGGGAATCGACGCCGATGACGCCCAGCATGGTGGCGATGGCATCGGCGTCGGGCCCGATGTGGCGGTCGGCGAAACGCGACTGGAACTGGTCGGACACATGAACTCCCGGTCGAGGCGGTCTACGTACGCGCGCGCACGTCAGTGCCCTCTCCCTCTGTCGGGGGTGCCTGAGAGATTCAGTCCGCGGGTGGACCTTTCCCCATGGGCGGGTGCGCAGGGCACCGCTTTCCAGAGGCATCGTGGCCGTGTGCGGTCCGGGGGCCTGAGAGGTTGACGGAGAGGTATTGCTCCTTCGGCGCCCGTGGCTGGCGGCCACGGAACTCTCCCGCGCAAGGGCGATGCGTCGTTGATTCTACCGCCCGGCCAGATCCAGCGCCGTCCACGCCAGCGCAGTCGCCCCGTCACGCAGCGCGGCCTCGGCCTGCGGGCCCACCGCGGCGTCGGCGAATTCCCGCTGATGGTTCACCGCAGGCAGCGACCCGATGCCCAGATACGGGTGGATCGCCCGCACCACCTGGGACACATTGCCCATGTCGGTCGACGCGGTGCGCATCGCCGCCGCGCCCTCGGCCGGCTCGGCCAGCATGTCCCGCCCCAGCTCCGCGGCGTTGGCGATGAACAGGTCCAGCAGGTCCTCGTCGGTGCGGAATTCCGCGTACGGCGGGGACTCCAGCTCGATCTCCAGCTCGCATCCCGTCCCCAGGGCCCCGGCGGCGAAACAGTCGCGGATGCGGCGTTCGATGCCGGCGAGCTCGGCCAGGGTGCGGGCCCGCACATACCAGCGGCCGGTGGCCGAGTCCGGGATCGCGTTCGGTGCCGTCCCGGCGTCGGTCACCACCCCGTGTACCCGGGTGGTCGACGGCAGCTGCTGGCGCAGCAGCCCGATCGCCACCTGGGCGACGGTGAACGCGTCGGCGGCGTTCACACCCAGGTGCGGGTAGGCCCCGGCGTGCGCGCTGACGCCGCGGTAGGAGACCCGCCAATGCGCGACCGCCAGCGGTTCGGCGCGCGGGGCGTCGACAGGGCCGGGGTGCATCATCAGGGCCGCGTCCAGGCCGTCGAACTCGCCGGCCTCCAGCATGCCGATCTTGCCGCCGCCGCCCTCCTCGGCCGGGGTGCCGATGACGTGCACGGTGATACCGGTGTCGCCGGCGGCGCGCACCATCAGCGCCGCGCCGACCGCGGACGCGGCGATCAGGTTGTGCCCGCAGGCGTGCCCGAGGCCCGGTAGCGCGTCGTACTCGGCGATGAAGGCGATGTGCAGCGGCCCGTCGCCGGCGCGGGCGTGGAACGCGGTCTCCAGTCCGGCGGCCCGGCGGTCGACGCTGAACCCCTGCCCGTCGAGCAGGTCGGTCAGCATCCGGTGAGCCCGCACCTCCTGCCAGGCGATCTCGGGATCGGCGTGCAACCGGGTGCTGATGCCGCGCACCAGCTCCCAGTTGCGCGTCAGGTACCCCTGGGCGAGGGCTTTAGAGGTCACCCGGGACCCCGAAGCTCGGTGCGCCGGCGGGGTCGAGGGCACGACGGACGTAGTCGTCGCGCTGGGGTTCCCAGACCTCCCACAGTGCGGCCAGCTGTGTGTACGGGTCCTCGGACCAGTCCACCCGCAGAGTGGTCTCGGGCCACTCGACCTCGCGGTAGACCAGCAGCCCGGCGGCGTGGATCGGGCCCTCTTCGCCGCCGGCGTCCAGTGCGGCGGCCAGTCCGTCCAGCAGCCGCCGTTCGAACTGGGTGGCCGCGGAGGTCTCGTA
This region of Mycolicibacterium diernhoferi genomic DNA includes:
- a CDS encoding M20 family metallopeptidase → MTSKALAQGYLTRNWELVRGISTRLHADPEIAWQEVRAHRMLTDLLDGQGFSVDRRAAGLETAFHARAGDGPLHIAFIAEYDALPGLGHACGHNLIAASAVGAALMVRAAGDTGITVHVIGTPAEEGGGGKIGMLEAGEFDGLDAALMMHPGPVDAPRAEPLAVAHWRVSYRGVSAHAGAYPHLGVNAADAFTVAQVAIGLLRQQLPSTTRVHGVVTDAGTAPNAIPDSATGRWYVRARTLAELAGIERRIRDCFAAGALGTGCELEIELESPPYAEFRTDEDLLDLFIANAAELGRDMLAEPAEGAAAMRTASTDMGNVSQVVRAIHPYLGIGSLPAVNHQREFADAAVGPQAEAALRDGATALAWTALDLAGR
- the gcvP gene encoding aminomethyl-transferring glycine dehydrogenase, with protein sequence MSDQFQSRFADRHIGPDADAIATMLGVIGVDSLDELAVKALPTGILDAVGADGLAPGLDQLPPPATEEQALAELRALADSNTVAVSMIGQGYFDTLTPPVLKRNILENPAWYTAYTPYQPEISQGRLEALLNFQTMVSDLTGMDVANASMLDEGTAAAEAMTLMHRAVKGPSKRLAVDVDVYTQTAAVIATRAEPLGIEVITADLREGLPEGDFFGVIVQLPGASGRVTDWSGLVDQAHERGALVAVGADLLAATLITPPGEFGADVAFGTTQRFGVPMGFGGPHAGYLAVHTKHARQLPGRLVGVSKDSDGADAYRLSLQTREQHIRRDKATSNICTAQVLLAVIAAMYASYHGAAGLTAIARRVHRHAATIAAALGDSLVHPAYFDTVLARVPGRADDIVAAAKAAGINLWRVDADHVSVSCDEATTDEHVAAVLDAFGVTPAAAPESTIATRTSEFLTHPAFHLYRTETSMMRYLRALADKDIALDRSMIPLGSCTMKLNAAAEMEPITWAEFAKQHPFAPASDNPGLRRLIADLQTWLTAITGYDEISLQPNAGSQGEYAGLLAIEAYHRANGDTNRDVCLIPSSAHGTNAASAALVGMRVVVVGCRANGDVDLDDLRAKVAEHADRLAALMITYPSTHGVYEHDVAEICAAVHDAGGQVYVDGANLNALVGLARPGRFGGDVSHLNLHKTFCIPHGGGGPGVGPVAVRSHLAPYLPGHPLADELGDKYTVSAAPYGSASILPITWTYIRMMGATGLRAASLTAIASANYVARRLDEYFPVLYTGENGMVAHECILDLNGITKATGVTVDDVAKRLADFGFHAPTMSFPVAGTLMVEPTESESLAEVDAFCEAMIAIRAEIDKVGSGEWPADDNPLRGAPHTAESLLVADWSHPYTREQAAYPLGKGFRAKVWPPVRRIDAAYGDRNLVCSCPPVTAFA